GAAAAGGCGTGGACCTACCAGTGTCTGTTTCTTAAGTAGCGGAGCATCCCCATCAAACACAAAAACTGGTCGGATGCGGAAAAAGAGCAGTTTGCAAATTCGGTGGAAGAGCGTGAGGAGGTGGGCGTTCTTGACACTGTTGCCTTCACGGTCCCGCACCCCTTTCACTGCCTGATTGAGCCATATACTGATATCTAGTGGTGTCATGTTAAGTTTCATATTTAACAGATCAATAGCAACAAGACATTACACATGAAACAAAACTTGTTGATGAGATGCCTCAAGTTTGGATACCAACAGCAAGAATCTTTCCCTCCAGTGTCTCGGGATTGACGGGTTTGCCTGTACTCTCCAGCAGCCTCCAAAGTCCGTGCACTCCCATGGCTCCTACTGTAACAGCACAATGTGAGCAGAATCAAGCTATAACAACACAGCGATACAAACTATGCACCGTCTTGACAACAATACCACTGTCCCAGTGTCCTCCCAGCAACAAGTGACAGTACAAAGGTTCCGTTTAAAACATGAGTCGTTTCTTTGACATTTTCTTACTAATCCCCAAATTACCGCTCTCAGGCTGCTCTATTTGCGACATTGCTCAACATAATCTACgcactatgaaaaaaaaatctatacaaTGATATAATATGACTGTCAAACTTAATaggtttttaaaattaaaatagaaTAAGTATTATTGAAGAACGGTCTACCTGAGAGTCTAAGAATAGGGCTTGAATAGGACCCGAATAATGCTGAGTATCCGCTTATCCTGTAACAAAATGAACAACACCAGTGTGGAATCGAATGTTAGCTTAAATACAGCCTGGGAGTCTTACTTAAACCCCGTATACAATTGTTAGTACGACTATTGGctgaattattttaatttgtggACGTTTGGCCATTTTTACCTCTCTCATTCTCTACCATGCCGGTGAATTAGCTCGACACGAAATTAGGCTTGTAGCTCGCTAGCCTGTCTTTATCTTATCGACACTTGGGCTGTTAAACGTGACTGGGAAACAACTATCTTATTGAACCCACAACCAGTGACTATTAagcaacattttcttttttcaattcGAATGCGTCCCAAGAGGAGTTAGAGAAAGTCACTCGGTCTGGATCCTGATAAACTCTGAACCATTGAAACAACCGCCATGACAGCTGCAATCAGGGGTATGTAACAGTACGTTTTCACACTCCGACTTTATGGTCGCTATTTTACCATAAGTGAGCTATTTGTGACTGGTTTTCATTAGGATAGAGATTCTGTTCCGTTTTATTGTCTTTAAATATCCAAGCAACTCAAGCAACATTTACCACGATAGTATTTAGTGGCAACCACTCAATCtccatgtatttattgttgattGCTTTAGCATGTTTAAGCCTGTATCCTGACAGGCTTGTATCTTGTTATTTTTCCAGAATCTGCCCGTGTCCCAGTCCGAGTAGCTGGTGATGGCATGGAAACGGAAAAAAACCCCTCCATCTTGGAGGTCAGCGCAGATAAGATGCCACTTGGGCTGGCATCCGTTCCCCTCTTGCAGGCAGCAAGTCCCAAGCACAGCACAAAAGTTTCCCAACTTCCTCCCCCTATTACGCCACAACCTCTTGGGGTGCTCCACCTGGGCAAGGTGTGTAGGGAGGCCTGCACAGAGGTTGAGGCTGTAAGGATCGTTGTCCCTCGTGCTGCCATAAGTAGAAGTAGCCGTGCACCTGAGGGGAAAGGAGATGCAGGGCAACAGGCAGAGGAGCGAAGTTCATCCCCGCAGCCTATGGTGGAGGACTGGAGAGGCCAGCTAGAGAAGCTTCAGAACTCAGAACGCAGGCTGCTCCAGGACAAGGAAGGCCTCTCTAATCAGCTGCGTGTGCAGACAGAGGCAAGGCCCAGATATACTTTGACATCGGAGATACTTTTGCAGGGGTAGACTTATcgctgttgttttattatatatgaCAGGTGAACCGTGAGCTCAAGAAGCTGCTGGTGGCGTCTGTGGGTGATGACTTGCAATACCAATTTGAGCGTCTGGCACGCGAGAAGAATCAGCTAATTCTGGAGAATGAGGTTTTGGGTCGAAGTTTGTCACACACGGCAGAACAGCTGGAACGCATGAGTATCCAGTGTGATGTGTGGAGGAGCAAGTTCCTGGCCAGCAGGTACGAAACATACATGGATGGGGACCTTTTTTGTTTTAGACTACCACCACCTGCAGTTTTTCCCTCAGGAAGATTACTATTATGTATCCAATCAATCTAATGAGGTCCAATACAATGTTTTTACAAATAGTAATGCATGGTTTTAATtgacactgcaagacatttttgTTTATGATTGTAATTTAAGCTGGCAGTGTTGTTGAACTGATCTACATCTTTCTGAGAGCTGTTTTGTAATATTTGGTTACCCTATTTAGGTACTTGGGGTTGTTGTCTTAAGGCAGAATTATCTGGCACCACTCTAGTTTGTGATCTCATTAGTCATAAGTCATGGACACATTCCAGAATGTCACAATTACCAGCTGAATGAACACATGCTTCATTGGTCTACAGAGTGATGGCAGAGGAGCTGACAAATGCCAGAGCAGCTCTGCAGCGTCAGACCAGAGAGGCACAAGGAGCCATCCAAGACCTTTTGTTAGAGCGAGAAGAGTACTCAAGAGaaatggtgcacactcacagGTAACGTCAACACTGTGTGTCACACCACTGGTTTGATGACTTGAGTTATAAAACTGCAAATTCAAAATCATTTTATCTCAAGGGCAGCCTCCAATTGTTAATTTTATTATACTGCAGTGTTACCCACAGAATTGCAATCTAATATATATCTAATAAtatctcatttgcataattggccatgtcACATGAGTGCTTTGAGACCATGTCCACATGAATATGGGTATTTTAAAAACGCTtatttttctatgcattttggccGCTCACCCACACGCAAACGTTGGCTTTTGTCCTTAATAGCTGAGCTTCTGAAAAACCCAGAAGTGGAGATTTTTAGAAACTCTGGATCATTGTATGTGgacaataaaactgaaaatgttggtatgtgtcataagaaatgtgagaCATTATTTCATGCtgttaaaccttatttaacaacagaacattaaGTCATTGAATTACgtgttttggtttcattttgtgcagcagtGAACGCATGTGTGGGTGCCTTTTAATATGCGCAggctttaaaacatatttatgaTGTTTCCggggctccatgtaagtgtgtgctaattttaaaataaactcaTGATCGTGTGTgccgcagtaaatgtgttccggtgctagtagTGGAGCAGAATAGATGGCGGACGGGAAGTGACTTTGGGTGTTCGTAGATGAggtttagcttgtcgtgggttatggctgcaacagtagtccGTGTAATTGTCAATACGatgatgattattgttattgtgcctgttgtacattcacaatttgaataatcttaatggcttatatttgtattttagttcattcagccatttttattgatcaattttggcaaaaaatgtgctcgattatgcatattttttgactaattgactaatattcaaccacgaaacagcatgatttaataagcaatatatgtttgaaaaatgttaatgcTTGTCTGAGaacagtgtataaagtgtatggcgaaaggttttacagccttaaaacatatataataattgtacaaaaatatagttggcttcTTGTGGATTTCTCTTATTgcgagctattttgggaacccatcccctgcgataaacgagggaacactgtaataacAATGGATACAATggatttttatacatttacatatatattcatTGTTTTCAGTAAATAACGTTCATccatttcatcaaagtgtacGCACAGCGTTTTAACTTTATTTCATGCTCAGAGCTAGTGAACATTGTACACTGTTGTACGCCAAGCCCCACCCACCTCTCTTGCTAACCATCATGGTGTACTACactctgttccattcatttgcggTTGAGTCGACAGGTCTTAAATTCTAGTGTCCTTGATGCTGACGCAAcatcgttgttgttgtttttagatCTCTGGAGCAGCTCTTGGTTTCTCTGCAGTGGGGCAGACAGCAGACATACTACCCCAGTGCACAGCCGCTAAGCACAGGAGAGCTGGCAGCGGCCAATCACAAGCTAGCAGACACCATCAACTGTCACCTGTTGGGCAAGGACACTAGCAGGGTGGTCAAAAGTAGCAGAGAAACGTCTGAGCAGGTCTGCAGCACACCAGCAGAGAAGATGGCTGAGAAGGTAcaaatttgtcttatttttagaatatactCAGTTTCAGTTGCCCATGTTCATGAAATCCAacaattttgagttttttttgtattgtaggTGCTGAAGATTTTAGATCCAATTTCCTGCACAGAAAACCAGACAGAGTCTGCGCTAAGTGACTCACCCCCTTCGACCTTTCTGAGCAATAAGAAGAGCATTGGCAGGTTCCATCCATACACTCGCTATGAGAACATCACTTTTAACTGCTGCGAACGCTGCACTGGAGACATTCTCGTGCTGTAgacaagcagcaaaacagtacACACCATCTTTTCATTACATTATCGCCAAGCAATAGACGTTGGATGTGATCATGATCGTCTTCATATTATTGGCAGTTACTCTCAAAAGAATAACCTATCTGCAGTGTATCAAATGGTATCAAGTATCAACACGTGCCGCCCAAGGTAGTGGAGGTCACGGGAGAAATGAACCTGTTGTTTTCAGGACTTGACCAGTGAAACTCAAACTTTCTGAAATCATTGTTCTTTGGAAGAATGAACACTCTTAATACTTTTATATATCAAATCCAAGATCCTTTGTACCTTAGGTCCAAAGtcatgttgtacattttttttagtgctcTGGCAGTTGCAACTGTCATCAAATgtccttatttttcctcaatgaTCTTTGTGAATTGTGTTAACTGAAGTGTAATATATGCTAATTACTATTCTCTCATACCAGTGtcttattacatttttctgcttattgtattttatgattTGGATGAACTGTTGAACATACCTTAAACTTttgaatataattatttataatgtaATTATGAATTTAAAATCTTGCTTTAAGTTAGAATTTTTGAGTAAACAATGCATTTCagagcctggttcacattgaTGACAAAGCCAGTGGTGTCAATGGTCCCACTTTAGGATCTTCTGTAGATATATACCGGTTTATGTTCTATGTTATAACATGGAAAAGACCTTAGCCAGCTATGacatgaaattattttatttaaaggaCTTTAATGTTACAAG
The sequence above is a segment of the Dunckerocampus dactyliophorus isolate RoL2022-P2 chromosome 3, RoL_Ddac_1.1, whole genome shotgun sequence genome. Coding sequences within it:
- the blzf1 gene encoding golgin-45, whose amino-acid sequence is MTAAIRESARVPVRVAGDGMETEKNPSILEVSADKMPLGLASVPLLQAASPKHSTKVSQLPPPITPQPLGVLHLGKVCREACTEVEAVRIVVPRAAISRSSRAPEGKGDAGQQAEERSSSPQPMVEDWRGQLEKLQNSERRLLQDKEGLSNQLRVQTEVNRELKKLLVASVGDDLQYQFERLAREKNQLILENEVLGRSLSHTAEQLERMSIQCDVWRSKFLASRVMAEELTNARAALQRQTREAQGAIQDLLLEREEYSREMVHTHRSLEQLLVSLQWGRQQTYYPSAQPLSTGELAAANHKLADTINCHLLGKDTSRVVKSSRETSEQVCSTPAEKMAEKVLKILDPISCTENQTESALSDSPPSTFLSNKKSIGRFHPYTRYENITFNCCERCTGDILVL